One Malania oleifera isolate guangnan ecotype guangnan chromosome 10, ASM2987363v1, whole genome shotgun sequence genomic region harbors:
- the LOC131166118 gene encoding peroxisomal membrane protein 11B — MNDTVDKLVVFLAKRDGIDKLVKTFQYVSKLLHWHALATRPALAHRARQLELAAGLSRKAFRSGRFLTGFNALRRNPGPTPTLRLLAVLANAGEMVYFFFDHLLWLARVGALDAKLARRMSFVSAFGESFGYVFFIVSDFLLIGEGVRAERRLETAAPEGVAAEVGKIRAERVMRLMAVAANVADLVIAVADIEPNPFCNHAISLGISGLVSAWAGLYRNWPS, encoded by the coding sequence ATGAATGACACAGTCGACAAGCTCGTCGTCTTCCTGGCCAAGAGAGACGGCATCGACAAGCTAGTCAAGACCTTCCAGTACGTCTCCAAGCTCCTCCACTGGCACGCCCTCGCCACCCGCCCCGCCCTCGCCCACCGCGCTCGCCAGCTCGAGCTTGCCGCCGGCCTCAGCCGCAAGGCCTTTCGCAGCGGCCGCTTCCTCACCGGCTTCAACGCCCTCAGGCGCAACCCCGGCCCCACCCCCACACTCCGCCTCCTGGCCGTCCTCGCCAACGCAGGCGAAATGGTCTACTTCTTCTTCGACCACCTCCTCTGGCTCGCGCGAGTCGGTGCGTTGGACGCGAAGCTCGCGAGGCGAATGAGCTTCGTGTCGGCGTTCGGAGAGTCTTTTGGGTACGTTTTCTTCATCGTTTCAGACTTTTTGCTGATCGGAGAGGGGGTGAGGGCTGAGAGGAGGCTCGAGACGGCGGCGCCGGAGGGGGTGGCGGCAGAGGTGGGGAAGATAAGGGCGGAGCGGGTGATGAGGTTGATGGCGGTGGCGGCCAACGTGGCGGATTTAGTGATTGCGGTGGCGGATATTGAGCCCAACCCGTTCTGTAACCACGCGATTTCGCTTGGGATTAGTGGGCTGGTCTCGGCGTGGGCCGGCTTGTATAGGAATTGGCCCTCGTGA